The region GCTTATCAGAAATGGTGCCCTTCCTGACGCTTTTGAGGACATCTTAAAACCAAGAAGCTTTGTGATGAAGGATGTATTAAATAGATTGAATATATCAGCACCGACATATAAAACGAAAAAAAGAGAAAAAAAGCTTCTTGATTCTTCAGCTACTGAAAAGTTATTACGCTTAATTTCAACAATTCAATTGGCAAGTAAAATTATAGGTGACCCTGAAGCTAAGAATTGGCTTTATAGAGAAGTTGATTCCTTGGGAGGTAGAGCACCAATAGATCTTTTGGATACAGAAGCAGGACATAAATTAGTTGAACAAACTCTTCAACAGATAAAGCATGGTATCTATAGCTAATGACAATATGGTATAGGGCGAGCCAGTCTACAAAAGCTGAGGTTGTTTTTTCTGGTGAAGGGGGACTTTATGTGCAAGGCAGATGGAATTATAAAGGAAGAAAAGTAATCTATTGCTCTCAATCTATTTCATTATGTACTTTAGAATGGTTATCTCATAATGGGTTGTCTGTTTCTGGTTTCTCATACAGTAAGTATTCAATTAGTATCCCTGACGAATTAACTAAGAAGTATGAAATTAAGAATTTACCTGCTAAGTGGAATACATCGCCCACAATGGATATAACTCGGGATTTTTCCGAAGAAAAATTATTTAATCAACCTGACTACCTCGCCATGGCCCTTCCTTCTGTAGTTGTTCCTGAGGAATACAACTTAGTTATAAACCCTCTTCATAAAGATTATTCTACTATATTTAGAACAATAAAATTCTTAGGAACATTTACTGCTCCTAAGAGATAAAAGTTATTAAAACTGAAACTCTCTAACTTCTGCAATTTTTATCATCAGATAAAATATAATTTTTGTTAAAAAATTTCTTTAGGATAAGGTTAGCAACATCTTTTCTACAGGGTGCATATAGGATGCAATTTAGTTGAAAAACCTTGTACAACAAAATATATCAGTGCAACAAACAGAAATTATAAGCATTTGATTTAATCAATTTTTTATTCAGTATTGTATACTGATATATATCCAATCTAAGACAGTCATAGCCCTCATATTGCTGAGGTCGGTATTATGAGTCTACCTATAGCCACCATTAAATCAAATTTTTACGCTTTTTTCCTTGCCTTCTCCTTCTATTATAAAGCACACATAGAGTGGAAATAGAATGTTTAATTATTAAAAATAAATTGGCTCTTCTTAAATTAGACGCACTTTAATCAACTATATAAAATTTTCATCCTCGTAGGTTGGGCCGCGTAGCCTAACCTACGTTCGCTGTGTAATGGCGCATATTTGAAATTTTTTATCAAATATGGTTAAATATTACA is a window of Legionella busanensis DNA encoding:
- a CDS encoding RES family NAD+ phosphorylase; the encoded protein is MTIWYRASQSTKAEVVFSGEGGLYVQGRWNYKGRKVIYCSQSISLCTLEWLSHNGLSVSGFSYSKYSISIPDELTKKYEIKNLPAKWNTSPTMDITRDFSEEKLFNQPDYLAMALPSVVVPEEYNLVINPLHKDYSTIFRTIKFLGTFTAPKR
- a CDS encoding antitoxin Xre/MbcA/ParS toxin-binding domain-containing protein, with the translated sequence MLASNSLIQALKDPLKEIALIRNGALPDAFEDILKPRSFVMKDVLNRLNISAPTYKTKKREKKLLDSSATEKLLRLISTIQLASKIIGDPEAKNWLYREVDSLGGRAPIDLLDTEAGHKLVEQTLQQIKHGIYS